A portion of the Bubalus kerabau isolate K-KA32 ecotype Philippines breed swamp buffalo chromosome 1, PCC_UOA_SB_1v2, whole genome shotgun sequence genome contains these proteins:
- the LOC129656696 gene encoding spectrin alpha chain, non-erythrocytic 1-like gives MRSQLKKIEDLGAAMEEALILDNKYTEHSTVGLAQQWDQLDQLGMRMQYNLEQQIQARNTTGVTEEALKEFSMMFKHFDKDKSSWLNHQEFKSCLCSLGYDLPMVEEGEPDPEFEAILDTVDPNRDGHVSLQEYMAFMISRETENVKSSEEIESAFRALSSKGKPYVTKEELYQNLTLEQADCCVSHMKPYVDGKGRELPTVEFTLSLFVN, from the coding sequence ATGAGAAGTCAGCTCAAGAAGATTGAAGACCTGGGGGCGGCCATGGAGGAAGCGCTGATCCTGGACAACAAGTACACGGAGCACAGCACCGTGGGCCTGGCCCAGCAGTGGGACCAGCTTGACCAGTTGGGCATGCGCATGCAGTACAACCTGGAGCAGCAGATCCAGGCCAGGAACACGACAGGAGTGACTGAGGAGGCCCTCAAAGAATTCAGCATGATGTTCAAACACTTCGACAAGGACAAGTCCAGCTGGCTGAACCACCAGGAGTTCAAATCCTGTCTGTGCTCCCTGGGCTATGACCTGCCCATGGTGGAGGAAGGGGAGCCCGACCCTGAGTTTGAGGCCATCCTGGACACTGTGGATCCTAACAGGGACGGCCACGTCTCCCTGCAAGAGTACATGGCCTTTATGATCAGCCGTGAGACCGAGAACGTCAAGTCCAGCGAGGAGATTGAGAGCGCCTTCCGGGCCCTGAGCTCCAAAGGGAAGCCTTATGTGACCAAGGAGGAGCTGTACCAGAACCTGACTCTGGAACAAGCCGACTGCTGCGTCTCCCACATGAAGCCCTACGTGGACGGCAAGGGCCGCGAACTCCCCACTGTCGAGTTCACCCTCTCGCTCTTCGTGAACTGA